One segment of Geomonas ferrireducens DNA contains the following:
- a CDS encoding DUF948 domain-containing protein yields MLFLQITSAVTAVTLVILAMCMIPVLAELKKAAVSMQGAADLLQKEITPLVKELRDTVSDVQTVTSAAAANADGVNMLLCELGHAGHNIRMINKVLGIASDIVTNSSVYATGLKVAARYIVDRIVKSKIRG; encoded by the coding sequence ATGCTATTTCTACAGATAACCTCGGCAGTGACGGCGGTAACACTCGTGATCCTGGCAATGTGCATGATACCGGTACTCGCGGAACTAAAGAAGGCGGCTGTCTCAATGCAGGGTGCCGCCGACCTTTTGCAAAAGGAAATCACCCCGCTCGTGAAGGAGTTGCGCGACACGGTCTCCGACGTACAGACAGTGACGAGCGCCGCTGCTGCCAACGCCGACGGAGTAAACATGCTTTTGTGCGAACTCGGCCACGCCGGACACAACATACGCATGATCAACAAGGTGCTTGGGATCGCCTCAGACATCGTTACGAACTCTTCGGTCTATGCGACCGGCCTCAAGGTTGCGGCGAGATATATTGTTGATAGAATAGTGAAATCCAAAATTAGGGGGTAA
- a CDS encoding rhodanese-like domain-containing protein — MTRMRSIHPLPEIALVVLLAALIGVAWNKTLLTDAWRGETSKAAVIAQPAQAAEAVPMPVGLAQAKELHDSGQAVLVDARSADSFTKEHITGALSLPLAIAGGKKPPLPKNVTPDTIIIAYCNGFSCHDSMELGKFLIKAGYRQVFVFEGGLPEWRDAGYPTAGGAS, encoded by the coding sequence ATGACGAGAATGCGCTCCATCCATCCCCTGCCCGAAATCGCCCTCGTGGTTTTGCTCGCCGCCCTCATCGGCGTCGCCTGGAACAAAACCCTGCTCACCGACGCTTGGCGCGGCGAGACCTCCAAAGCCGCCGTCATCGCGCAACCGGCCCAGGCCGCCGAGGCGGTTCCCATGCCGGTGGGGCTTGCCCAGGCGAAGGAGTTGCACGATTCCGGGCAGGCCGTGCTGGTCGACGCGCGCAGTGCCGACAGTTTCACCAAGGAACACATCACCGGGGCCCTCTCCCTTCCCCTTGCCATCGCAGGCGGGAAAAAGCCTCCCCTGCCGAAGAACGTCACCCCCGACACGATCATCATCGCCTACTGCAACGGTTTTTCCTGCCACGACAGCATGGAGCTCGGGAAATTCCTGATCAAGGCCGGCTACCGCCAGGTCTTCGTCTTCGAGGGGGGACTTCCCGAGTGGCGCGATGCCGGCTACCCGACCGCAGGAGGGGCATCATGA
- a CDS encoding cytochrome C → MRVAKFFNLVAALALFAFVGTAAAADPAQPAAVLSNTDCVKCHEQPPKDIAAAGGKHKTEVTCQDCHVGHPPKVKKPIPQCSQCHDGKPHYKLQGCLGCHSNPHTPKNIKFGNNVTDPCLTCHSGQIEQLRTFKSKHTALNCSFCHNVHGRIPACTQCHKPHSNDMVAKDCKVCHQAHKPADVTYKSDTPSKMCAACHGKAFSLLTASTAKHSKLACVYCHQNKHKMVPQCTQCHVKPHPAAIMAKFPKCGECHSIAHDLNRWGDAAAPAPAPAKPAAKPAAKPTAKPAKPAKK, encoded by the coding sequence ATGAGAGTAGCAAAGTTTTTCAACCTTGTAGCGGCCCTTGCGCTGTTCGCTTTTGTGGGAACCGCAGCCGCTGCCGATCCCGCACAACCTGCGGCAGTACTGAGCAACACGGACTGTGTTAAGTGCCACGAGCAGCCGCCCAAGGATATCGCCGCTGCAGGTGGCAAGCACAAGACCGAGGTGACCTGCCAGGACTGTCACGTCGGCCACCCGCCCAAGGTTAAGAAACCGATCCCGCAGTGCAGCCAGTGCCACGACGGCAAGCCGCACTACAAGCTCCAGGGCTGCCTCGGCTGCCACTCCAACCCCCATACTCCGAAGAACATAAAGTTCGGCAACAACGTAACCGATCCGTGCCTCACCTGCCACAGCGGCCAGATCGAGCAGCTGCGCACCTTCAAGAGCAAGCACACCGCCCTCAACTGCTCGTTCTGCCACAACGTCCACGGCCGGATTCCGGCGTGCACCCAGTGCCACAAACCGCACTCCAACGACATGGTTGCCAAAGACTGCAAGGTCTGCCACCAGGCCCACAAGCCGGCTGACGTGACCTACAAGTCCGACACCCCGTCGAAGATGTGCGCGGCCTGCCACGGCAAGGCGTTCAGCCTGCTCACCGCAAGCACCGCGAAGCACAGCAAGCTCGCCTGCGTTTACTGCCACCAGAACAAGCACAAGATGGTCCCGCAGTGCACCCAGTGCCACGTGAAGCCGCACCCGGCTGCCATCATGGCGAAGTTCCCGAAATGCGGCGAGTGCCACAGCATCGCCCACGACCTGAACCGTTGGGGTGACGCGGCGGCCCCTGCCCCGGCTCCGGCCAAGCCTGCTGCAAAGCCGGCTGCCAAGCCTACTGCAAAGCCGGCCAAACCGGCCAAGAAGTAA
- a CDS encoding general secretion pathway protein GspM, protein MSRQEMISMLQGLDSTIRQRIGIALAVLLAIVVALSAINSRITALEHKRTAREADIAEMMRLKLRYQEANAGAQRMANRLMATRPDDSPAKIIEETGIKGRGSQIKPVKGDDIPGYVEDAAEVRMEGLTANEAVNLIYRLEKGTRPVTVKKALIKQRFDDPSKLDVALTIALIKPAPAGK, encoded by the coding sequence ATGAGCCGCCAGGAGATGATCAGCATGCTGCAGGGACTGGACAGCACGATCCGCCAGCGCATCGGCATCGCACTCGCCGTCCTCCTCGCCATCGTGGTCGCGCTCTCGGCGATCAACAGCCGCATCACCGCGCTCGAGCACAAGCGCACCGCGCGCGAGGCGGACATCGCCGAGATGATGCGCCTGAAGCTGCGCTACCAGGAGGCGAACGCCGGCGCCCAGCGCATGGCGAACCGGCTCATGGCCACTCGACCAGACGACTCGCCGGCCAAGATCATCGAGGAGACCGGCATCAAGGGTCGCGGCAGCCAGATCAAACCGGTCAAGGGTGACGACATCCCCGGCTACGTCGAGGACGCCGCCGAGGTGAGGATGGAGGGGCTCACCGCCAACGAGGCGGTCAACCTCATCTACCGCCTTGAGAAAGGAACGCGCCCGGTGACGGTGAAGAAGGCCCTTATCAAGCAGAGGTTCGACGATCCCTCGAAGCTCGACGTAGCACTCACCATCGCGCTGATCAAGCCTGCACCGGCGGGGAAATAG
- a CDS encoding YihY/virulence factor BrkB family protein gives MNDNNKNKLPGMIWRQDPAEVGGWKGKGLRLLQFLDFVFANFMANNALLRATALSFTSLLSLVPLLALAFSVLKGLGAQNRLVPLILKQVTAGNEEVVDRVVSYIGNTNMGSVGAIGLAALLFTAISMLGSIEEAFNAIWGVPETRSFYRKFSDYLSVLVSAPLLLLAATSITTTLQSKWLTSWIIEKTYLGDLFLFTLGLTPYLVVWTAIFLLYVFIPNTRVRFDSAAVGAVLAGTLWQFAQWAYIHFQVGAGNYNAIYGTLAALPILMVWLYVSWIIVLFGMEVVAAHQNRSTFRRDIRGREISHALQELIALAALRHIADSFYRGEPAWGEHHLAVKLGIPLRIVRDTLEHLREQGFIVQAGEGRGSFYPARDLDQVSIAAVLMSLRRRGASAAIVGEEQAEAILASSERALCAALEGLSLKDLALPEKRPDGVDKGGAVDI, from the coding sequence ATGAATGACAACAACAAGAACAAACTCCCCGGCATGATCTGGCGCCAAGACCCCGCCGAGGTCGGCGGCTGGAAGGGTAAGGGGCTCAGGCTGCTGCAGTTTCTGGACTTCGTGTTCGCCAATTTCATGGCCAACAACGCGCTCTTGCGCGCAACGGCCCTCTCTTTCACCTCGCTCCTTTCGCTGGTCCCCCTGCTGGCCCTCGCCTTCTCGGTGCTGAAGGGGCTCGGCGCCCAGAACCGCCTGGTACCGCTCATCCTGAAGCAGGTGACCGCCGGCAACGAGGAGGTGGTGGACCGGGTCGTCTCCTACATAGGCAACACCAACATGGGATCGGTCGGGGCCATAGGCCTCGCCGCCCTCCTCTTCACCGCGATCAGCATGCTCGGAAGCATCGAGGAGGCCTTCAACGCCATCTGGGGCGTCCCAGAGACCCGCTCCTTTTACCGCAAATTCAGCGACTACTTGAGCGTCCTCGTCAGCGCACCGCTTCTGCTACTCGCCGCGACCAGTATCACCACCACGTTGCAGAGCAAGTGGCTCACCAGTTGGATCATCGAGAAGACCTACCTCGGGGACCTGTTCCTGTTCACCCTGGGACTCACCCCCTACCTCGTGGTCTGGACCGCCATCTTTCTTTTGTACGTCTTCATCCCCAACACCCGGGTACGCTTCGACTCGGCCGCCGTGGGCGCGGTGCTCGCCGGGACACTCTGGCAGTTCGCCCAGTGGGCCTACATCCATTTCCAGGTGGGGGCCGGCAACTACAACGCCATCTACGGCACCCTGGCCGCCCTCCCGATCCTCATGGTCTGGCTCTACGTCAGCTGGATCATCGTCCTCTTCGGGATGGAGGTCGTCGCGGCGCACCAGAACAGGAGCACCTTCCGGCGCGACATCCGCGGGCGCGAGATAAGTCATGCCCTGCAGGAGCTGATTGCGCTGGCGGCGCTTCGGCATATCGCCGACTCCTTCTACCGCGGCGAGCCCGCCTGGGGCGAGCACCACCTCGCCGTCAAACTCGGCATCCCGCTGCGCATCGTGCGCGACACACTCGAGCATCTGCGCGAACAGGGGTTCATCGTGCAGGCGGGCGAGGGACGCGGCAGCTTCTATCCCGCCCGTGACCTCGACCAAGTCTCCATCGCAGCGGTACTCATGTCCCTCAGGCGGCGCGGCGCCTCGGCGGCCATCGTCGGCGAGGAGCAGGCGGAGGCGATTCTGGCGAGCTCCGAACGCGCCCTTTGCGCCGCTCTGGAGGGGCTTTCCCTAAAGGATCTCGCGCTGCCGGAAAAGCGCCCTGACGGCGTTGACAAAGGGGGAGCAGTTGACATATAG
- a CDS encoding penicillin-binding transpeptidase domain-containing protein: MQDFKDIDKEKSKRRFLGAKEQDGRNTFRQIKETKPQKKRLKYILPAIALLLAGYPIISLFGSPRAKSAPTAAKPAAVSLSKLDQGSAFKLAAGVYSSARVQNGKLSAPLPQGGEVIYSIDAEVQQKVAKLFTDYKVPYGLFVAMDPKTGRILAAVSHSASRPGWEKDANYHLYPMASLFKIVTATAALEEKKVGPQTPFAFNGKLTSESPKYWRVKPGRGNQTMPLSLAMGKSVNPVYGRLAGEVVGRDPLLLYAGRYGFNQPMFSNSPIAASTAPAPGTIDELMRMGAGLNREVKISPFHAAAIMASVANGGVMMAPSLASEIRDAKGSVVFTQKPQPLRTVMTPQTANSLAQMLATTVESGTSRRAFHDRRGRRMLASVKIAAKTGSIDGTDPAGHYSWFAAYAPMEDPQIALAALVINENKWRIKATTVGEQALEAFFR; the protein is encoded by the coding sequence ATGCAAGATTTCAAAGATATAGACAAAGAGAAAAGCAAAAGAAGATTCCTCGGGGCGAAGGAGCAGGACGGGCGCAACACCTTCAGGCAGATCAAGGAGACCAAGCCGCAGAAGAAACGGCTCAAGTACATCCTCCCTGCCATTGCACTCCTGCTCGCCGGCTACCCCATCATCTCCCTCTTCGGTTCCCCGCGCGCCAAGAGCGCGCCGACCGCTGCGAAGCCCGCCGCGGTATCCCTCTCCAAACTGGACCAGGGAAGCGCCTTCAAACTCGCCGCCGGGGTCTATTCCAGTGCCCGCGTGCAAAACGGCAAGCTGTCGGCACCCCTGCCGCAGGGGGGAGAGGTGATCTACAGCATCGACGCCGAGGTGCAGCAAAAGGTCGCGAAGCTCTTCACCGACTACAAGGTCCCCTACGGGCTCTTCGTCGCCATGGATCCGAAGACCGGACGCATCCTCGCCGCCGTATCCCACTCCGCCTCCCGCCCCGGCTGGGAGAAGGACGCCAACTACCACCTCTACCCGATGGCCTCTCTCTTCAAGATCGTGACCGCGACGGCCGCCCTCGAAGAAAAGAAAGTCGGGCCCCAGACCCCCTTTGCGTTCAACGGCAAGCTCACCTCGGAAAGCCCGAAGTACTGGAGGGTGAAACCGGGGCGCGGCAACCAGACCATGCCGCTCTCCCTCGCCATGGGTAAATCGGTGAACCCGGTGTACGGCCGCCTGGCCGGCGAGGTGGTGGGACGCGACCCGCTGCTTCTGTACGCAGGTAGGTACGGCTTCAACCAGCCCATGTTCTCGAACAGCCCGATAGCGGCCAGCACGGCCCCGGCGCCGGGCACCATCGACGAGCTGATGAGGATGGGGGCTGGACTCAACCGCGAGGTGAAGATCTCCCCGTTCCACGCCGCCGCCATCATGGCATCGGTGGCCAACGGCGGGGTGATGATGGCCCCTTCGCTTGCCAGCGAGATCCGCGACGCGAAAGGGAGCGTCGTCTTCACCCAGAAGCCCCAGCCGCTGCGCACCGTGATGACCCCGCAGACGGCGAACTCGCTCGCGCAGATGCTCGCCACCACCGTGGAGAGCGGCACCTCGCGCCGCGCCTTCCACGACCGCAGGGGAAGAAGGATGCTCGCCTCGGTGAAAATCGCCGCCAAGACCGGCTCCATCGACGGGACCGATCCTGCGGGACACTACAGCTGGTTCGCCGCCTATGCTCCGATGGAAGATCCCCAGATAGCGCTCGCCGCGCTGGTGATCAACGAGAACAAGTGGCGCATCAAGGCGACCACGGTGGGCGAACAGGCGCTCGAGGCGTTTTTCCGATAG
- a CDS encoding UDP-2,3-diacylglucosamine diphosphatase gives MRKIFIADAHLRAPQDDNYRALVRFLDTLPADTDALYLLGDIFEFWIGNPQPVYGHYRDIIDCLKRVRARGVRIVYFEGNHDFHLGRFFSEQLQAEVHSGGAELSIEGLRVCLCHGDQINRADYRYRLFRFVLHSPLVRALVPVFSRRLADRTAEALSRRSSGRHAARKVRWDYRAILESFARGRFAAGCDVVITGHFHLPMVKDEGGRRFVALGDWITHYSYAQLLDGNVTLERFR, from the coding sequence ATGCGCAAGATCTTCATCGCCGACGCCCACCTGAGAGCCCCGCAAGACGACAACTACCGGGCCCTGGTCCGCTTTCTGGACACGCTCCCCGCCGACACGGACGCCCTTTACCTGCTGGGGGACATCTTCGAGTTCTGGATCGGGAACCCGCAGCCGGTCTACGGCCACTACCGGGACATCATCGACTGCCTGAAGAGGGTGAGGGCGCGCGGCGTGCGCATCGTCTACTTCGAAGGGAACCACGATTTCCATCTGGGGCGCTTCTTCTCTGAGCAGCTGCAGGCGGAGGTGCATTCAGGCGGTGCCGAACTCTCCATCGAGGGCCTCAGGGTCTGTCTGTGTCACGGCGACCAGATCAACCGCGCCGACTACCGCTACCGTCTCTTCCGGTTCGTGCTGCACAGCCCCCTGGTTCGTGCCCTCGTTCCCGTCTTCTCGCGCCGCCTCGCCGACCGGACCGCGGAGGCCCTCTCGCGCCGTTCCAGCGGCCGACACGCCGCACGCAAGGTACGCTGGGACTACCGTGCCATCCTGGAAAGCTTCGCCCGCGGGCGCTTCGCCGCCGGGTGCGACGTCGTCATAACCGGGCATTTTCACCTTCCCATGGTCAAAGACGAGGGGGGGCGCCGGTTCGTGGCGCTCGGGGACTGGATCACCCATTACTCGTACGCGCAGCTCTTGGACGGCAACGTGACGCTGGAGCGCTTCCGCTAG
- a CDS encoding UPF0158 family protein, giving the protein MHALRNLEIVWEDLMEAFENVDSDMIFFLDRETGEVFSVPTEYDDEAFWLEVDAQQERFLEIPPFDYGQERQLVHAFIQGIENEGLKGMLVRAFTGKQSHGRLNEILSFYPEEQERFHAIRESFLTDRAANWLEEHDIYPPERL; this is encoded by the coding sequence ATGCACGCATTGCGTAACCTGGAGATCGTCTGGGAGGACCTGATGGAGGCCTTCGAAAACGTGGACTCCGACATGATATTTTTCCTGGACCGCGAGACAGGTGAGGTCTTCTCGGTCCCCACCGAGTACGACGACGAGGCGTTCTGGCTGGAGGTGGACGCCCAGCAGGAGCGCTTCCTCGAGATCCCCCCCTTCGACTACGGCCAGGAGCGCCAACTGGTGCACGCCTTCATCCAGGGGATCGAAAACGAGGGGCTCAAGGGGATGCTGGTGCGCGCCTTCACCGGGAAGCAGTCCCACGGCAGGCTGAACGAAATCCTCTCCTTCTACCCGGAGGAGCAGGAGCGCTTCCATGCCATCAGGGAAAGCTTTCTGACCGACCGGGCGGCGAACTGGCTCGAGGAGCACGACATCTATCCGCCGGAGCGCCTGTAA
- a CDS encoding YtxH domain-containing protein yields the protein MSKDKDIGTGTMLLSFLAGAAVGIGAALLFAPKTGEELRGRIKDMADDAVDKIKEYATEAQEKIRTSYEDGKDLVLEKKNIIASAIEAGKEAMEREKEKQKSQEV from the coding sequence ATGTCAAAAGATAAAGATATCGGGACCGGAACCATGCTGCTTTCCTTTCTTGCCGGAGCCGCGGTAGGCATCGGCGCCGCACTTTTGTTCGCGCCGAAGACCGGCGAGGAACTGCGCGGCAGGATCAAGGACATGGCCGACGACGCGGTGGACAAGATCAAGGAATACGCGACCGAGGCACAGGAAAAGATCAGGACCAGCTACGAGGACGGCAAGGATCTGGTATTGGAAAAGAAGAACATCATCGCCTCCGCCATCGAGGCGGGCAAAGAGGCGATGGAGCGGGAAAAGGAAAAGCAGAAGTCCCAAGAGGTATAA
- a CDS encoding YkgJ family cysteine cluster protein, with the protein MECSGCGTCCVAPDISALGKKVGERCQHLAEGERCGIYAERPAVCRGYRPDDICRSVAAPTLEERVTRYLELFGLERS; encoded by the coding sequence ATGGAATGTTCGGGATGCGGGACCTGCTGTGTCGCTCCTGACATCAGCGCCCTGGGGAAGAAGGTCGGCGAGAGGTGCCAGCACCTGGCAGAGGGGGAGCGCTGCGGCATCTACGCCGAGCGCCCCGCGGTATGCCGCGGCTATCGCCCCGACGATATATGCCGAAGCGTGGCGGCGCCGACACTGGAGGAGCGGGTGACGCGTTACCTCGAGCTTTTCGGCCTGGAGCGTTCCTAG
- the gspN gene encoding type II secretion system protein GspN — protein MNRRALYLALGIPSALLLFLLLTLLFTPNYAIKGVLVRAAENAGYTLECAGLGKGFPLALHADKVELGTAKGTVLKLSDVKVRLEMLPLLTGKARIAYRCAIGTGEANGDLELGKGKGWSLQCRGVRLEDIPFFSTVAEAKVRGELRVNGKMEGGKGGDVGDLQLEVRSAEVAGVKIGAMPLPDAAYREIRGVLKVEKGRAVLKSFTLNGDGIYVRLSGDTVLGTPLGASPLNLTMEMMPKPSFLERQKFVFLLLTKYQSSPGAFSVPIRGTLAHPSM, from the coding sequence ATGAACAGACGTGCCCTATACCTTGCCCTGGGCATCCCCTCGGCGCTCCTGCTGTTTTTGCTGCTTACGCTTTTGTTCACCCCGAACTACGCCATAAAGGGTGTGCTCGTGCGGGCTGCGGAAAATGCCGGTTATACCCTTGAGTGCGCGGGCCTGGGCAAGGGGTTCCCGCTTGCCTTGCACGCCGACAAGGTGGAACTGGGCACGGCCAAAGGGACCGTTTTGAAGCTTTCCGACGTGAAGGTGCGCCTCGAAATGCTTCCCCTTCTCACCGGCAAGGCCCGCATCGCCTACCGCTGCGCCATCGGTACCGGTGAGGCGAATGGGGATCTGGAGCTTGGCAAGGGCAAGGGGTGGAGCCTGCAGTGCCGCGGCGTTCGCCTGGAAGACATCCCCTTCTTCAGTACCGTGGCCGAGGCCAAGGTCAGAGGGGAACTGAGGGTGAACGGTAAAATGGAGGGGGGCAAGGGTGGCGACGTGGGCGACCTGCAGTTGGAGGTCCGTTCAGCCGAGGTAGCCGGTGTCAAGATCGGCGCCATGCCACTTCCAGATGCCGCTTACCGGGAAATACGCGGTGTGCTGAAGGTCGAAAAAGGGCGCGCCGTTTTAAAAAGCTTCACCCTCAACGGCGACGGCATCTACGTCCGCCTTTCCGGGGACACCGTCCTCGGTACTCCGCTAGGCGCATCCCCGCTCAACCTGACCATGGAGATGATGCCGAAGCCCTCCTTCCTCGAGCGGCAGAAGTTCGTGTTTTTACTGCTGACTAAGTACCAGAGCTCCCCCGGCGCCTTCAGCGTGCCGATCCGCGGCACCCTCGCCCATCCATCCATGTAG
- the plsY gene encoding glycerol-3-phosphate 1-O-acyltransferase PlsY has translation MPRCFIKLQENVLNEIVLLIGAYLLGSVPTGLLLARSMGINIRECGSGNIGATNVYRTAGKKLGIMTLLGDCLKGLIPVLAAKALGLPPVWVAGIGLAAFLGHVYTVFLGFKGGKGVATALGVLLGTAPLAVLFGILVFAAVLYKWRYVSLASISAAAVIPVLAWATCAPREVIGMASVIAVIVILKHHENIARLRAGTENKFKA, from the coding sequence ATGCCACGTTGTTTCATTAAGCTTCAGGAGAACGTTTTGAACGAGATAGTGCTCCTCATCGGCGCGTACCTGCTCGGATCGGTACCGACCGGTCTGCTCCTTGCCCGGAGCATGGGCATCAACATAAGGGAATGCGGCAGCGGCAACATCGGGGCGACCAACGTCTACCGCACCGCAGGCAAGAAACTCGGCATCATGACCCTCCTGGGCGACTGCCTGAAGGGACTCATCCCGGTATTGGCCGCGAAGGCGCTCGGGCTTCCTCCCGTCTGGGTCGCCGGCATTGGCCTTGCCGCCTTTCTCGGACACGTCTACACCGTCTTTCTCGGCTTCAAGGGCGGCAAAGGCGTGGCGACGGCACTAGGCGTCCTGCTCGGCACCGCGCCACTCGCCGTCCTCTTCGGCATCCTCGTTTTCGCCGCCGTCCTTTACAAGTGGCGCTACGTGTCGCTTGCCTCGATCAGCGCCGCAGCAGTCATCCCCGTCCTCGCCTGGGCGACCTGCGCTCCCCGGGAAGTGATCGGCATGGCATCCGTCATCGCGGTCATCGTGATCCTCAAACACCACGAGAACATCGCAAGGCTGCGGGCCGGAACCGAGAACAAGTTCAAGGCCTGA
- a CDS encoding ABC transporter substrate-binding protein, producing the protein MKKLMTFFAAMVLTVLMAQVALAADTLAEVKKKGVLVAGVKDSLPPFGYIDEKSREIVGYDIDFVKYIAKKLGVKVELKPVTSASRMPQLMEGNIDIIAATMTKNPERAKQIDFSYTYFLTGQKFITKKGQVKSLKDLQGKKIGTAKGSTSEQNVSKAIPTATVLSFDDYPQAFLALQQGKVAAVTTDESILAGILGKAPNRSKFEIPNLQISEEPYGLGMRKDDKNFVAFVNKTLLEMEKNGEAKKIFEKWFGPKTATPLKRTFKITADK; encoded by the coding sequence ATGAAGAAACTGATGACGTTTTTTGCTGCAATGGTCCTGACAGTACTTATGGCGCAGGTAGCTCTCGCGGCGGACACCCTGGCGGAAGTGAAGAAAAAGGGCGTACTCGTGGCGGGCGTGAAGGACTCGCTCCCCCCCTTCGGCTACATCGATGAGAAGAGCCGCGAGATCGTTGGCTACGACATCGACTTCGTCAAGTACATCGCCAAGAAACTCGGCGTGAAGGTCGAACTGAAACCGGTCACCTCGGCTTCCCGCATGCCGCAGCTCATGGAAGGGAACATCGACATCATCGCCGCCACCATGACCAAAAACCCGGAGCGGGCGAAGCAGATCGACTTCAGCTACACCTACTTCCTCACCGGCCAGAAGTTCATCACCAAGAAGGGACAGGTGAAGAGCCTCAAGGACCTGCAGGGCAAGAAGATCGGCACCGCCAAGGGGTCCACCTCCGAGCAGAACGTCTCCAAGGCGATCCCCACAGCCACCGTCCTCTCCTTCGACGATTATCCGCAGGCGTTCCTCGCACTGCAGCAGGGCAAAGTTGCCGCCGTCACCACCGACGAGTCGATCCTCGCCGGCATCCTCGGCAAGGCGCCCAACCGCAGCAAGTTCGAGATCCCGAACCTGCAGATCTCCGAAGAGCCGTACGGCCTCGGCATGCGCAAGGACGACAAGAACTTCGTCGCCTTCGTGAACAAGACCCTGCTCGAGATGGAGAAAAACGGCGAAGCGAAGAAGATCTTCGAGAAGTGGTTCGGCCCGAAAACCGCCACCCCGCTCAAGCGCACCTTCAAGATCACCGCCGACAAGTAG
- a CDS encoding MauE/DoxX family redox-associated membrane protein, translated as MKRIDFVTLLRIALGGVFIYAAVPKIADPVAFAGSVAAYRILPYFWNYVAAAVLPFLELICGVLLVLGIRVRTGALIIGALNLVFMVALASAIVRGLDIDCGCFRQGGEKTTPWLALARDAVFLAMAAAVLRYERLRAG; from the coding sequence ATGAAACGCATCGACTTCGTGACGCTGCTCCGCATCGCCCTGGGTGGCGTCTTCATCTACGCCGCGGTCCCGAAGATCGCCGATCCCGTCGCTTTCGCCGGGAGCGTGGCCGCCTACCGCATCCTCCCCTATTTCTGGAACTACGTCGCCGCGGCGGTGCTCCCCTTCCTCGAACTGATCTGCGGAGTGCTCCTCGTGCTCGGCATCCGGGTCAGGACCGGCGCCCTGATCATCGGCGCGCTGAATCTCGTCTTCATGGTCGCCCTTGCCTCCGCCATCGTGCGTGGCCTGGACATCGACTGCGGCTGTTTCCGCCAGGGAGGCGAAAAGACCACCCCATGGCTAGCCCTCGCCAGAGACGCCGTCTTCCTCGCCATGGCCGCCGCCGTGCTGCGCTACGAGCGGCTCCGCGCCGGATAG
- a CDS encoding amino acid ABC transporter ATP-binding protein, translating into MIEFRGVHKWFKKLHVLNDINLHVKPGEVMVVCGPSGSGKSTLIRTVNQLEPIDQGTLIVDGKDLSDRKLNINALRAEVGFVFQQFNLYPHLSVLSNITLAPIKIRKTPKAEAQEQAMALLERVGLAEKRDAYPAQLSGGQQQRVAIARALAMKPRIMLFDEPTSALDPEMIGEVLDVMQKLALSGMTMVVVTHEMGFAREVSKSVVFMDQGTILEQAAPEEFFKNPQHDRAKQFLKQLLSPMH; encoded by the coding sequence ATGATCGAATTCCGCGGCGTCCACAAGTGGTTCAAGAAGCTCCATGTGCTGAACGACATCAACCTGCACGTCAAGCCTGGCGAGGTGATGGTCGTCTGCGGTCCATCGGGTAGCGGCAAGTCGACCCTGATCAGGACGGTGAACCAACTGGAGCCGATCGACCAGGGGACACTGATCGTCGACGGCAAGGACTTGAGCGACAGGAAACTCAACATCAACGCACTGCGCGCCGAGGTCGGTTTCGTCTTCCAGCAGTTCAACCTTTACCCCCATCTTTCCGTACTTTCTAACATCACCCTCGCCCCGATAAAGATCAGAAAGACCCCCAAGGCGGAAGCGCAAGAGCAGGCAATGGCGCTTCTCGAGCGGGTGGGGCTTGCCGAGAAGCGCGACGCATACCCAGCGCAACTCTCCGGCGGACAGCAGCAGCGCGTCGCCATCGCCCGCGCGCTTGCCATGAAGCCGCGCATCATGCTCTTCGACGAGCCCACCTCCGCGCTCGACCCGGAGATGATCGGCGAGGTGCTCGACGTCATGCAGAAGCTCGCGTTAAGCGGCATGACCATGGTGGTGGTCACCCACGAAATGGGATTCGCACGCGAGGTGTCAAAGAGCGTGGTATTCATGGACCAGGGGACCATACTGGAGCAGGCCGCCCCGGAAGAGTTCTTCAAAAACCCGCAGCACGACAGGGCGAAACAGTTCCTGAAACAACTGCTCTCGCCAATGCATTGA